In Neofelis nebulosa isolate mNeoNeb1 chromosome 7, mNeoNeb1.pri, whole genome shotgun sequence, the following proteins share a genomic window:
- the LOC131518188 gene encoding olfactory receptor 4K13-like — translation MDVPNNRSSVSEFILLELSTSREIQIFFFAVFFLVYVAIIVGNLLIVISVIVDTHLHSPMYFFLANLSFFDLCLSSVTTPKVIADLLRKCKTISLWGCMAQMFFTHFFGGGEMSLLIAMAIDRYVAICKPLQYQTIMNHRVLIRFLLLSWAIGSIHTTGQMVFTVGLLFCGPNVVDSIFCDLPLVIKLACTETYILELLVIANSGFLSLICFILLLISYIVMLVTIWQHSSSASSKAVSTLSAHITVVTLSFGPAIFIYAFPFKSYSVDKFLSVFYSIITPLLHPIIYTLRNQEMKAAIKRLSSQHIGSWLTS, via the coding sequence ATGGATGTCCCCAACAACAGATCAAGTGTGTCTGAGTTCATCTTGCTGGAACTTTCCACTTCTCGAgaaattcaaatattcttttttgcaGTCTTCTTCCTTGTCTATGTAGCCATCATAGTAGGAAACCTCCTCATTGTGATCTCTGTGATAGTTGATACGCATCTTCACTCCCCCATGTATTTCTTTCTggcaaatttatcattttttgatTTATGTCTTTCTTCTGTTACAACTCCCAAAGTGATTGCAGACCTCCTTAGAAAATGCAAGACCATCTCCCTGTGGGGCTGCATGGCCCAGATGTTTTTTACACACTTCTTTGGGGGTGGAGAGATGTCTCTTCTGATAGCTATGGCCATAGACAGGTATGTTGCCATATGCAAGCCCTTGCAGTATCAGACCATCATGAATCACAGGGTGCTCATCAGGTTTCTGCTGCTCTCATGGGCAATTGGGTCCATACATACCACAGGCCAGATGGTTTTCACGGTAGGTTTACTTTTCTGTGGTCCCAATGTTGTGGACAGCATTTTCTGTGACCTTCCCCTGGTCATCAAGCTTGCCTGCACTGAGACCTATATCCTAGAGCTCTTGGTGATTGCAAATAGTGGCTTCCTGTCCCTGATCTGCTTCATTCTCCTGCTCATATCCTACATTGTCATGCTGGTCACCATCTGGCAGCACTCCTCCAGTGCATCCTCTAAGGCAGTGTCCACACTGTCTGCTCACATCACTGTGGTCACTCTCTCCTTTGGTCCTGCTATCTTCATCTATGCTTTCCCATTCAAGAGTTACTCTGTAGAtaaatttctttctgtattttattctatAATCACCCCCCTCCTTCATCCAATTATTTATACTCTGAGGAATCAGGAAATGAAAGCAGCCATTAAGAGACTTAGCAGCCAGCATATTGGCTCTTGGCTCACTTCCTAA